A part of candidate division KSB1 bacterium genomic DNA contains:
- a CDS encoding PAS domain S-box protein: MNIFKNETIAEMAKEIAMLRKRLRKFEKAKSSYTRVKAKLRKSQRYIDTILLNMPAGLAILEGPEFRYFRINKTLADINGLPVEDHLGRRLAEVLPDAAQDILPRLLEVLETGKPARNHEFNTRLPKDLDQIRWFIYSFFPVMGEDGKPIAVGVVVLDITERKQAEAALQLSEAKYRQLVEQLPLGIYQSTKEGKFITVNSAMVEMLGYESAEELLRTNIVKDLYFTLKERHKVLRKYREDRSAIVSYRLKKKDGAELWVEDQGVLAFDYCQGKDFFQGVLLNITERKEAEDIKSVLFQISEATSVSSNLEELLKIICQKVGLLIDTTNFYVALYDAENDRYSFPYCVDEHEESRKFAPQHLRKSLKDYVRRTGIPLLANEEVHRQLIQKGEVELVGTPSAQWLGAPLKTAHSVIGVVVVQSYTNPTLYSEKDLGLMTFVSEQIALAIERKLAEEQLSMLSRAVEQSPVGVIITDTQGNIEYVNPKYTQVSGYTSEEVIGRKPSILKSGKTPEEYKKVWETITTGGEWRGEFQNKKKNGEPYRESLSITAVKNSAGATRHFLIVLEDITARMQGEEKRKQLEEQLRQAQKMETLGTLAGGIAHDFNNILQVIHGYVDMALDEVPPKSQAHADLQEVIKTTTHGKKMVQQILAFSHREVR, translated from the coding sequence ATGAACATTTTCAAGAACGAAACCATTGCCGAAATGGCCAAAGAAATTGCAATGCTGCGAAAGCGGCTTCGGAAATTCGAAAAAGCAAAAAGCAGCTACACGCGGGTGAAGGCAAAACTGAGAAAATCCCAGCGATACATAGACACAATTCTATTAAATATGCCTGCCGGTTTGGCCATTCTCGAAGGACCCGAATTTCGATATTTCAGAATCAATAAAACCCTTGCTGATATTAATGGTCTGCCAGTGGAGGATCATCTGGGAAGGCGCCTTGCAGAGGTTTTACCCGATGCGGCACAGGATATTCTGCCTCGACTGCTCGAAGTACTGGAAACAGGTAAACCGGCTCGCAATCATGAATTCAACACGAGATTGCCAAAGGACCTGGATCAAATTCGTTGGTTTATATATTCTTTTTTCCCTGTAATGGGAGAAGATGGAAAGCCAATAGCTGTGGGAGTAGTTGTACTTGATATCACCGAGCGCAAACAGGCGGAGGCGGCGCTGCAACTGAGCGAAGCAAAATATCGGCAACTTGTCGAACAACTTCCTCTGGGTATTTATCAGTCAACAAAGGAAGGGAAGTTCATTACAGTAAACTCCGCCATGGTAGAAATGTTAGGATATGAAAGTGCAGAAGAGCTTCTGAGGACGAATATTGTCAAAGATCTCTACTTCACGCTTAAGGAAAGGCACAAGGTACTAAGAAAGTACCGTGAAGACAGATCAGCCATAGTTTCTTACCGATTGAAGAAAAAGGACGGGGCTGAATTGTGGGTTGAAGATCAAGGAGTGCTGGCATTTGACTACTGCCAAGGAAAAGATTTTTTTCAAGGTGTTTTGCTGAACATCACCGAGCGCAAGGAGGCGGAGGATATCAAATCTGTACTGTTTCAGATTTCGGAAGCAACGAGTGTTTCAAGTAACCTCGAAGAGCTTCTGAAAATCATCTGTCAAAAAGTCGGTCTCCTCATCGACACCACCAATTTCTACGTCGCGCTCTACGACGCTGAGAATGATCGGTATTCGTTCCCCTACTGCGTTGATGAACATGAAGAGTCGAGGAAATTCGCGCCGCAGCATCTTCGCAAAAGCCTGAAGGATTATGTCAGGCGGACCGGCATTCCCCTTTTAGCAAATGAAGAAGTGCATAGACAGCTCATACAAAAGGGTGAGGTGGAACTGGTGGGCACCCCTTCCGCCCAATGGCTCGGAGCACCCCTCAAGACTGCACACTCGGTCATCGGTGTGGTAGTCGTTCAAAGTTATACGAATCCCACACTTTATTCCGAGAAAGATTTAGGATTGATGACATTCGTATCCGAGCAAATCGCGCTGGCCATTGAGCGCAAACTCGCAGAGGAACAACTAAGCATGCTATCACGTGCAGTCGAACAAAGTCCAGTTGGTGTCATAATTACTGATACGCAGGGCAACATCGAATATGTCAATCCAAAATACACACAAGTAAGCGGGTACACTTCTGAAGAAGTGATCGGAAGAAAACCAAGCATTCTAAAATCTGGCAAAACGCCTGAAGAATACAAAAAAGTATGGGAAACGATAACGACCGGCGGCGAGTGGCGCGGTGAGTTTCAGAACAAGAAAAAGAATGGTGAACCCTACCGGGAATCATTGTCTATAACAGCAGTAAAAAACTCTGCGGGCGCTACTAGGCATTTTCTTATTGTTCTAGAGGATATCACCGCACGCATGCAGGGTGAAGAAAAACGAAAGCAGCTTGAGGAGCAGCTTCGCCAGGCACAAAAAATGGAGACGCTGGGAACCTTGGCCGGCGGTATCGCCCATGATTTCAACAATATCCTGCAAGTAATCCATGGCTATGTCGACATGGCTCTGGATGAGGTGCCCCCGAAGAGTCAGGCCCACGCTGATTTACAAGAAGTCATAAAAACGACAACCCACGGCAAAAAGATGGTGCAACAGATATTGGCCTTTAGCCATCGTGAAGTCCG